atttgttataatccGAAAGTTAGGTGTAGTGGAGCAAATGGAAttctatcaaaatctaagggGGCAAGAGAAGTACCCTcgataaaaaatttcaaaatttcctaGGGAATATAAAATAGAATCTCAAAACTTCCCCGGGTGGTTGGGGGAAGGCATACATAATTGCACTTTCACATTGCAATTACATAGTTGAGCTACATTAAATGTAAGGCTAAACTATACATTGCAGTTAATATATCATGCAGTTGTGCTTGTGAAAAATCAATAACAGTCACATATTTCCACATTTTTGTGATGTGAGCTCTTCAGTTCCCCGTAACAGAGAAGACAAAGCGGATTAGAAACATTAATACGAGAGTGCCTATAAATGTTGAAGCGAATTTTTGGATTGTACAAAACAACTAGAGAATGCTACCCCTGAAttcttttgagttttctttttcGAGTTAGCTTTCACATATCTTCGCACTTTCTTTTTGGTCAAATTATATGTAGCTAGAAATGTCTCGTATCCGGAGATCCTTTTTTGCTCCAAGAATTCGGAGCAATCGAAGGAAAAAAACTGTCAAAGTCCAGTCGCAAAATCATGTCAAAGTTGATCATGTTGATCGGATAAGTGCTCTTCCAAATGACCTTCTCTGTCATatcctttcctttcttccaacaaagaAAGCTGCAGCCACCTCCATCCTATCCACTCGATGGCGTTACCTTTTCACTTTACTTCCCAATATTCATCTGGAATTTGATcactcttttcgagacattatgGGTCCCAATTATCAACGGTTTGATCGATTGGTAGATTGTTGTCATCGATTGATTCTTCAGCGAAAACCGTAttgtttgagaaaattccatcTTTCCCTGAAAGAGTTTCTTGAGATTTTTCGGGTGGCAATTGACTCTCTGATATGTGCAGCAATTTCCTGTGGAGTCCAACAACTTGAGGTTTTTGTGGGACATGATCGTTCCTATGCATTGTCTCCTCCGGGAATTTTGTCGTGTCCAGCAATTTTCAGTTGCAAAACACTTGTAGAAATGAAGCTGGAAATTCGCTTTACTGTTTTCTATGTGCCGGAAACAGTTTCTTTGCCGAATCTTAAGGTTCTGCATTTGGCACAATATATATTGACAGATGAGCTGTCTACTCCCAGGCTCATTCAGGGTTGTCCCGTGCTCATAGAACTGTCTTTTGACTGTTTAACATTTCCAGAGGATCAAGTTAAGACCCTTTTGATAAAAAGCCCTTCCCTGCAAAAACTCTGCCTCCGTTGTATGTCTGATGATTGGGACATTGTTCTGGGCATCCCCAGTGCTGTAAATTTGGAATGCGACGTTGATGGAGAGAGTAAAACAAGTATAAATGCCCCAAAGCTTCAACATTTGAACTTTGATGGCAATGTAGTTGAAGTACACATTCTTCCAAACCACAAGTGGCTTGTCGAAGCCAGAATATCAGTTTCTTGCCCTTATATTGTGAAAACATCAGATCAAGAACAATTATTGCGCTGTGAGGTTGCATTTGAGCTTATGAATTGGTCACAAAGTGTGGTATCACTTTATTTGCTGGATACCACGGTGGAggtagtttcttttcttttctttggttatTGCATaactcaaattattttttttatgatttggaGAATGACTGGAGCTTCAAATTTCCAAGTGTTTATTTGTCTAATCAAATTTCTCATTTCTTCCTGAAGTTacccttttattttcaaaaGTTGCTGCCAACTTTTGAAAAGCTGACTTATCTTGAGCTAAGTCTGCAAATATTATGATAAGCATACTCGTGCTGGAAGATGTTATCTTGGTTACTTGAGAGTGCACCTAATCTTCAAGTGCTGGTCTTTGATGAA
The genomic region above belongs to Coffea arabica cultivar ET-39 chromosome 7c, Coffea Arabica ET-39 HiFi, whole genome shotgun sequence and contains:
- the LOC113699938 gene encoding putative FBD-associated F-box protein At5g56440, with product MSRIRRSFFAPRIRSNRRKKTVKVQSQNHVKVDHVDRISALPNDLLCHILSFLPTKKAAATSILSTRWRYLFTLLPNIHLEFDHSFRDIMGPNYQRFDRLVDCCHRLILQRKPYCLRKFHLSLKEFLEIFRVAIDSLICAAISCGVQQLEVFVGHDRSYALSPPGILSCPAIFSCKTLVEMKLEIRFTVFYVPETVSLPNLKVLHLAQYILTDELSTPRLIQGCPVLIELSFDCLTFPEDQVKTLLIKSPSLQKLCLRCMSDDWDIVLGIPSAVNLECDVDGESKTSINAPKLQHLNFDGNVVEVHILPNHKWLVEARISVSCPYIVKTSDQEQLLRCEVAFELMNWSQSVVSLYLLDTTVEVFWDDRIESSAEDKKFEYLSTEPVPLCLPKHLREVKIRKFNGKEYEFKLIDYILQNVKALKKMTVGVLGHFGARSKILSFKRCNNDCQIVFT